From one Alphaproteobacteria bacterium genomic stretch:
- a CDS encoding YcaO-like family protein has translation MFKFILEADEIRQQLKTVLEDCAKDEHHTDMVSSTVDALVRHSARLDLLIAIVPPEAPGLHFIGGVATVDGRKISLTGTGETFSGALTRLNGELAEAIARALASRHSRPPLVLGGCAVAADTDGRTVDFGDSNGCAAHIDLEDASFSALLELIERDAAMLWWRGGRPADVLQLQGPSRARFRDFRNRLRADGEAREDLLLLLSEDFGVATVAAVSFAPNGLRFASGIAARPDAFSAACAAFREMCQMEVGLRLAALKREHSGEQGLSDGDRRQLRRARLITRAMLPISDAAARRGDGEPASTRAAGDQVRALASRLAQDGLEPALFDLSVADSPFVVAKAICPKLQSPSYQHVSARLRNVQQSAHFDAIVGHNVPLY, from the coding sequence ATGTTCAAGTTCATCTTGGAGGCCGACGAGATCAGGCAGCAGCTAAAAACTGTCCTTGAGGATTGCGCTAAAGACGAACATCACACCGATATGGTGTCGTCGACAGTCGATGCGCTTGTCCGACACAGTGCCCGCTTGGACCTGTTAATCGCGATCGTGCCGCCAGAAGCCCCGGGACTGCATTTTATTGGCGGCGTCGCCACGGTCGACGGACGCAAGATAAGCCTCACAGGAACGGGCGAAACCTTCTCAGGAGCGCTGACCCGCTTGAATGGAGAGTTGGCTGAGGCGATCGCTCGTGCCCTGGCGAGCCGGCATTCACGGCCTCCGCTAGTGCTGGGCGGCTGTGCTGTCGCTGCAGATACAGACGGACGAACAGTAGATTTTGGGGATTCCAATGGTTGCGCCGCGCACATTGATCTGGAAGACGCCAGCTTCTCCGCGCTATTGGAACTCATTGAGAGGGATGCCGCCATGCTTTGGTGGCGCGGTGGGCGGCCCGCAGATGTCTTGCAACTGCAGGGTCCGAGTCGTGCTCGGTTCCGCGACTTCCGCAACAGGCTTCGGGCCGATGGCGAGGCGCGAGAAGATCTGTTGTTGCTGCTTTCGGAGGATTTCGGTGTCGCGACAGTCGCAGCAGTGTCTTTTGCGCCCAATGGTTTGCGCTTTGCGTCTGGAATCGCGGCGCGACCTGACGCGTTCTCTGCGGCGTGCGCTGCCTTCCGCGAAATGTGTCAGATGGAAGTCGGCCTAAGACTGGCAGCGCTGAAGCGTGAACACAGTGGCGAACAGGGACTGTCAGACGGTGATCGGCGCCAACTCCGGCGGGCTCGGCTCATCACCCGCGCGATGTTGCCGATTTCGGATGCGGCCGCCCGGCGCGGGGATGGCGAGCCGGCGAGCACGAGGGCGGCCGGCGACCAAGTTCGGGCCCTGGCGTCTCGGCTCGCCCAAGACGGTCTGGAACCGGCATTGTTCGATCTGAGCGTTGCCGATTCACCATTCGTTGTTGCAAAGGCGATCTGTCCCAAGTTGCAGTCTCCATCCTATCAGCATGTTTCGGCGCGATTGCGTAACGTCCAACAATCCGCACATTTCGACGCAAT